The following proteins come from a genomic window of Miscanthus floridulus cultivar M001 chromosome 2, ASM1932011v1, whole genome shotgun sequence:
- the LOC136537058 gene encoding 5-pentadecatrienyl resorcinol O-methyltransferase-like, whose translation MALVEESSQDLLQAYVELWHQSLCFAKSMALAVALDLRIPDAIHRHGGGATLPQILTETALHPNKLVYRLTAASRFLVSDECGEVFRGIDSLVDIGGGHGGATAIVAAAFPHLKCSLLDLPHVVAGAPCDGNVQFVAGNMFESIPPATAVFLKGEIAPHTSISLHRTQAR comes from the exons ATGGCACTCGTGGAGGAGAGCAGCCAGGACTTGCTCCAAGCTTACGTCGAGCTCTGGCACCAGTCCCTGTGCTTCGCCAAATCGATGGCTCTCGCCGTGGCGCTGGACCTCCGCATCCCGGACGCGATCCAccgccacggcggcggcgccaccCTCCCCCAGATCCTCACTGAGACTGCGCTCCACCCAAATAAGCTTGTCTACAGGCTGACGGCAGCCTCCCGCTTCCTCGTCAGCGACGAG TGCGGCGAGGTGTTTCGTGGAATCGACTCGTTGGTCGACATCGGCGGTGGGCATGGTGGCGCCACCGCCATCGTCGCCGCTGCCTTCCCGCACCTCAAGTGCAGCCTGCTTGACCTCCCGCACGTTGTCGCTGGTGCTCCATGTGATGGCAACGTGCAGTTTGTCGCAGGCAATATGTTTGAGAGTATTCCACCAGCAACCGCTGTTTTCCTCAAG GGCGAGATAGCACCGCACACGAGCATATCTCTTCACCGCACACAGGCACGCTGa